One region of Octopus sinensis linkage group LG30, ASM634580v1, whole genome shotgun sequence genomic DNA includes:
- the LOC118768489 gene encoding gastrula zinc finger protein XlCGF49.1-like — protein MKRPKWKYCREQIYKNVSLNLQWNSSDIFTLKGVISKPSGHHWLECPRDESLCKLNLDKFTKEFWDKESFPQRNNLTTHQRIHIGEKPFHCDICGKSFPQRNNLTTHQRIHTGEKPFHCDICGKSFPHRNNLTTHQRIHTGEKPFHCDICGKSFPQRNNLTTHQRIHTGEKPFHCDICGKSFPQRNNLTTHQRIHTGEKPFHCDICGKSFPQHNNLTTHQ, from the exons atgaagag accaaaatggaaatattgtagAGAACAGATATATAAGAATGTTTCTCTAAATCTACAGTGgaattcctctgatatatttactctgaaaGGTGTTATTAGCAAACCTTCTGGACATCACTGGCTGGAGTGTCCACGAGATGAGTCTTTGTGCAAAttaaacttggataaatttactAAAGAATTTTGGGACAAAG aatcattccctcaacgtaataacttgactacacaccaacgtattcatataggggagaagccatttcactgtgac atctgtggtaaatcattccctcaacgtaataacttgactacacaccaacgtattcatacaggggagaagccatttcactgtgacatctgtggtaaatcattccctcaccgtaataacttgactacacaccaacgtattcatacaggggagaagccatttcactgtgacatctgtggtaaatcattccctcaacgtaataacttgactacacaccaacgtattcatacaggggagaagccatttcactgtgacatctgtggtaaatcattccctcaacgtaataacttgactacacaccaacgtattcatacaggggagaaaccatttcattgtgacatctgtggtaaatcattccctcaacataataacttgactacacaccaa